The Chryseobacterium nakagawai genome has a segment encoding these proteins:
- a CDS encoding DUF2911 domain-containing protein — protein sequence MKTMIKSVVVVMAAMTISVNAFAQEAKKPASPPATATGKIKDATITIAYSSPSVKGRTIWGGLEAYNKVWRAGANEATTFETDKDITVQGKKLAKGKYSFFLIPKESGTWTAIFNKEPKQWGAYKYEEAKDALRVDVKTKALPATQETLVYKINNNGFTMDWDKISVPVEIK from the coding sequence ATGAAAACAATGATTAAATCAGTGGTCGTAGTTATGGCTGCCATGACAATTTCAGTGAATGCATTTGCTCAGGAGGCTAAAAAACCAGCTAGCCCTCCGGCTACAGCAACCGGAAAAATTAAAGATGCAACTATTACAATAGCTTATAGCAGTCCTTCTGTAAAAGGACGTACCATCTGGGGTGGTTTAGAAGCGTATAATAAAGTGTGGCGCGCAGGTGCCAATGAAGCCACAACTTTCGAAACGGATAAAGATATTACTGTTCAGGGTAAAAAACTGGCTAAAGGTAAATATAGCTTTTTCTTAATTCCTAAAGAAAGCGGAACCTGGACTGCCATCTTTAACAAAGAGCCAAAACAATGGGGTGCTTATAAATATGAAGAAGCAAAAGATGCTTTACGTGTTGATGTAAAAACAAAAGCTTTACCAGCCACACAGGAAACTTTAGTGTATAAAATAAACAATAATGGATTCACAATGGATTGGGATAAAATCTCAGTTCCTGTAGAGATCAAATAA
- a CDS encoding sodium:solute symporter, whose protein sequence is MSTIDWTVLIFTLVVVVVYGVLIGRGQKSNESYLKADNKMPWYIVLLGIMATQASAITFLSAPGQAYTDGMRFVQYYFGLPLAMIVICITFIPIFQRLNVYTAYEYLENRFDKKTRVLTSLLFLFSRGLSTGISIYAPSIILSSVLNWNIYLTNVLTGGILLIYTYVGGAKAIAHTQKLQFLIILGTMAFAGYLLIQNMPNGIGFKDALYLAGKSGKLNVITTEFDWKDKYNIWSGLIGGFFLALSYFGTDQSQVGRYITAKDTTNAKMGLLLNGLVKIPMQFAILLIGALLFAFFSLKPAPIYFNERSYQYLKETKPEQAAVFEKEHQDLQLKFNAESKEILKLKETHSPELNKTIQDFKNTQTEVKALHGRVEEAINHSNYNAEKTDTNYIFLYFVKNTLPVGMIGLLFAVIFLASWGSISAALNSLAACSLKDVHLIFKKEIPDDATELKYSRLHTLAWGIFSIGVAMFATQMGSLIEAVNVLGSLFYGPILGIFLVAFYYKKITGSNVFIAAILSEITVIAVYQFDIVSFLWLNVIGAAAVIIFSAIGLLFYKPKEVNS, encoded by the coding sequence ATGAGTACTATAGATTGGACAGTTCTTATTTTTACACTTGTTGTAGTGGTGGTTTATGGCGTATTGATCGGTCGTGGCCAAAAAAGCAACGAATCTTACCTGAAAGCAGATAATAAAATGCCTTGGTATATTGTGCTTTTAGGAATTATGGCTACCCAGGCAAGTGCCATTACCTTTCTTTCAGCACCGGGCCAGGCGTATACAGACGGGATGCGTTTCGTGCAGTATTATTTTGGTTTGCCTTTGGCGATGATTGTGATCTGTATCACTTTCATCCCGATTTTTCAGCGTTTAAATGTTTACACTGCCTATGAATATTTAGAAAACCGTTTTGATAAAAAAACAAGGGTACTTACCTCATTGCTATTTCTTTTTTCGAGAGGTTTATCAACAGGAATCAGTATTTACGCTCCGAGTATCATCTTGTCAAGCGTTTTAAACTGGAATATTTACTTAACCAATGTTTTAACAGGAGGTATTCTGCTGATTTATACCTATGTTGGTGGAGCAAAAGCAATTGCTCACACCCAAAAATTACAGTTTCTCATTATTCTGGGAACCATGGCTTTTGCAGGGTATCTGCTTATTCAGAATATGCCAAATGGAATTGGTTTTAAGGATGCACTTTATCTGGCAGGGAAGTCAGGAAAGCTCAATGTTATCACCACAGAATTCGATTGGAAAGATAAATACAATATCTGGAGCGGGCTGATTGGTGGTTTTTTTCTGGCACTTTCTTACTTTGGTACTGACCAGAGCCAGGTGGGGAGGTATATAACGGCGAAAGACACTACCAATGCAAAAATGGGCTTACTGTTGAATGGATTGGTTAAAATTCCGATGCAGTTTGCAATTCTCCTGATAGGTGCTTTGCTTTTCGCTTTCTTTTCCCTGAAACCAGCTCCTATCTATTTTAACGAACGTTCTTATCAATATTTAAAGGAAACAAAACCTGAACAGGCTGCTGTTTTTGAAAAAGAACATCAGGATTTACAACTTAAATTCAATGCAGAATCAAAAGAAATTCTAAAGTTGAAAGAGACTCATTCGCCCGAACTCAATAAAACAATTCAGGATTTTAAAAACACACAAACCGAAGTAAAAGCACTTCACGGAAGGGTAGAGGAAGCAATTAATCATTCAAACTATAATGCGGAGAAAACGGATACCAATTACATTTTTCTGTATTTCGTAAAAAATACCTTGCCTGTAGGGATGATCGGTTTACTGTTTGCTGTCATTTTTCTGGCCAGCTGGGGTTCCATTTCGGCAGCACTTAATTCTCTTGCTGCCTGCTCATTAAAAGATGTTCATCTGATATTTAAAAAAGAAATTCCTGATGATGCCACCGAATTGAAGTATAGCCGACTGCACACTTTGGCCTGGGGTATTTTCTCAATCGGTGTGGCCATGTTTGCAACGCAGATGGGTTCCCTTATTGAAGCGGTTAACGTATTAGGTTCTCTTTTCTACGGCCCAATATTAGGGATTTTTCTGGTCGCATTTTACTACAAAAAGATTACCGGTTCCAATGTATTTATAGCGGCGATATTATCAGAAATTACGGTGATTGCCGTTTATCAGTTTGATATCGTATCGTTCCTTTGGCTTAATGTAATTGGGGCAGCGGCAGTCATAATATTTTCTGCAATCGGGCTATTGTTTTATAAGCCGAAAGAAGTAAATTCGTAA
- a CDS encoding PIG-L family deacetylase translates to MFKKVITVFILSFYTGFCSAQQVRPSKSSEIYRDLKTLKQLPKVLYLAAHPDDENTGLLSWLINDQNVETGYLSLTRGDGGQNLLGTEQGAALGLIRTHELLEARKLDGAQQFFTRAIDFGFSKNTTDTFKQWDADSITADVVWVIRKFRPDVIICRFPPTAAAGHGQHAASAVVAEKAFKLAGDKNAFPDQLKYVNVWQPKRVLWNTFRFGGVNTTAENQLKVTVGQYDAQLGMGYGELAGLSRSLHKSQGAGTQSVAGIRTEYFAHVLGEPAKETLFDGVAKTWTSQGNADIDQSLDTIISAFNFNNPDLSLPALLALRKKVMALKDTDLKRDKLQSLDQIILSCAGFMGEVVTNQAEAVAGDHSNFRLNLVSRAANPVVLENVKWLSQSESFNKKLSKDSLITIQHDIQIPADAALTEPYWLAKPPTNAATFSVPNETLVGLPEAESPLNVWVGLKIGSEDFQVKLPLSFKKLDPVRGDVVEALRIVPAIELKFTQPLYVAKDNEDVHLSLNVKANSNKPYSKGVLNLMYNGERLGSADVNSINGKDTTIDYVIPKAKLAAIRSSRLQLDANFVADGVTYHKKQIVIQYPHLPSLQYFEPATATVMKGDIQAKVKKVGYIEGAGDFIPEFLRIAGIQVEVLKDEDFYGNIDGYGGNGSQNKLSQYDAIVLGVRANNTEKKLGRWMPFLWSYAKAGGNLVMQYNTNQDTSVDQLGMYNFSIANKRVTEENAAVTLLNPNHKLLNFPNKITKDDFKGWVQERGAYFPAQWDAAYEPLFEMHDTDEEPLQGSTLYAKYGKGNFIYTPLAFFRQLPAGNVGAARLFLNFLSAQKN, encoded by the coding sequence ATGTTCAAAAAAGTAATCACTGTATTTATCCTTAGCTTTTATACGGGGTTTTGTTCGGCCCAACAGGTTCGGCCCTCCAAATCCTCTGAAATTTACCGCGATCTCAAAACGCTTAAACAGCTGCCTAAAGTTTTATACCTTGCAGCGCATCCTGATGATGAAAATACAGGATTACTCTCCTGGTTAATCAACGATCAAAATGTAGAAACGGGCTACTTGTCTTTAACGAGAGGCGATGGTGGTCAGAATTTATTAGGGACAGAGCAAGGGGCTGCATTGGGTTTAATCAGAACGCATGAGCTTTTAGAAGCGAGAAAGTTAGACGGTGCCCAACAGTTTTTTACCCGTGCGATTGATTTCGGCTTTTCTAAAAATACCACTGATACTTTTAAACAATGGGATGCAGACAGCATTACAGCGGATGTGGTTTGGGTCATTCGTAAATTCCGTCCTGATGTTATCATTTGTCGTTTTCCTCCTACTGCTGCGGCAGGTCACGGACAACATGCTGCTTCGGCTGTAGTGGCAGAAAAGGCTTTTAAGCTGGCAGGGGATAAAAATGCTTTTCCAGATCAATTAAAATATGTCAATGTATGGCAGCCCAAACGCGTTTTGTGGAATACTTTCCGATTTGGTGGGGTCAATACAACAGCTGAAAACCAACTGAAAGTTACCGTTGGACAATATGATGCGCAACTGGGAATGGGCTATGGTGAATTGGCAGGATTAAGCAGAAGTTTACATAAAAGCCAGGGGGCGGGAACACAGTCTGTAGCTGGTATCAGAACTGAATATTTTGCCCATGTTCTGGGTGAACCTGCAAAAGAAACACTTTTTGACGGAGTTGCTAAAACCTGGACCTCACAAGGAAACGCTGATATTGACCAATCATTAGATACAATTATTTCCGCTTTCAATTTCAATAATCCGGACCTTAGTTTACCTGCTTTGCTTGCTTTGCGAAAAAAGGTGATGGCGTTAAAAGATACAGATCTGAAAAGGGATAAACTTCAATCTCTTGATCAGATCATTTTGAGCTGTGCCGGATTTATGGGTGAAGTGGTGACCAATCAGGCTGAAGCTGTTGCCGGAGATCATTCCAATTTCAGGTTAAATCTGGTTTCAAGAGCTGCCAATCCTGTCGTTTTAGAAAATGTAAAATGGTTAAGTCAATCAGAAAGCTTCAATAAAAAACTCTCAAAAGATTCTTTAATTACCATTCAACATGACATTCAGATTCCTGCTGATGCAGCACTCACGGAACCTTACTGGTTAGCAAAACCTCCTACGAACGCAGCAACTTTCTCTGTTCCGAATGAGACTTTAGTCGGTTTGCCTGAAGCAGAATCACCATTGAATGTTTGGGTTGGTTTAAAAATCGGTTCAGAAGATTTTCAGGTTAAACTTCCTTTATCTTTCAAGAAATTAGACCCGGTGCGTGGTGATGTAGTTGAAGCCTTACGTATTGTTCCTGCAATAGAACTGAAATTTACACAGCCATTGTATGTGGCCAAAGACAATGAAGATGTACATTTGAGTTTAAATGTTAAGGCTAATTCTAACAAACCATATAGTAAGGGTGTTCTAAACCTGATGTATAACGGAGAACGATTAGGCAGTGCTGATGTTAATTCAATCAATGGGAAAGATACTACCATCGATTACGTTATTCCGAAAGCTAAGCTTGCTGCAATACGCTCATCCCGTCTGCAATTGGATGCCAATTTTGTGGCAGATGGAGTCACCTATCATAAAAAACAAATAGTAATTCAGTACCCGCATTTACCTTCCTTGCAATATTTTGAGCCTGCAACAGCCACTGTAATGAAGGGCGATATTCAGGCAAAGGTTAAAAAAGTGGGGTATATAGAAGGTGCGGGCGATTTCATTCCCGAATTCCTACGCATTGCAGGGATTCAGGTAGAGGTCCTGAAAGACGAAGATTTTTATGGCAACATAGATGGATATGGCGGAAATGGTAGTCAAAATAAGTTATCGCAATATGATGCCATTGTATTGGGTGTTCGTGCCAATAACACAGAGAAAAAACTGGGTCGCTGGATGCCTTTTTTATGGTCTTATGCAAAAGCGGGAGGTAATTTGGTGATGCAGTACAATACCAACCAGGATACATCCGTTGACCAATTGGGAATGTACAATTTCAGCATTGCCAATAAGAGGGTTACCGAAGAAAATGCTGCGGTTACGTTGTTAAATCCCAATCATAAGTTACTGAACTTTCCGAACAAAATTACTAAAGATGATTTTAAAGGCTGGGTGCAGGAGCGTGGTGCCTATTTCCCTGCCCAATGGGATGCGGCATATGAACCGCTTTTTGAAATGCACGATACGGATGAAGAACCTCTGCAGGGATCAACTTTATATGCTAAATACGGGAAGGGCAATTTTATTTATACCCCGTTGGCATTTTTCAGACAGCTGCCTGCAGGAAATGTGGGTGCGGCACGTTTATTTTTAAACTTTTTATCTGCACAAAAAAACTGA
- a CDS encoding DUF5694 domain-containing protein — MKKITLFFALAFGIIVSGQTQKTKILLIGTIHFETPHTDQFELKVDDFLSAKRQSELENLTNVLSQTKATKVMIERPIDKQGATDSLYSLYVTDRYKMTVSEREQIGFRLAKKLKLNRVNCIDKFYGMTHDSLMAATAKENNQLYLLKDLQVHAKAMISDFDNKLKNGTITDVLKYINKPEELKRNLSIYLNYIAKVGAGKNFAGAQYVSDWYLRNLAIYSNILDQIEPSDHYVVLIFGQGHIPILKHFLENNDNFEVVELKSVLK, encoded by the coding sequence ATGAAAAAGATAACGCTATTTTTTGCTTTAGCTTTTGGGATTATAGTATCCGGACAGACTCAGAAAACAAAGATTTTATTAATCGGAACGATTCATTTTGAAACCCCGCATACCGATCAGTTTGAATTAAAGGTAGACGATTTTTTAAGTGCAAAACGACAGAGTGAATTAGAAAACTTAACGAATGTTCTGTCTCAGACAAAAGCTACTAAAGTAATGATTGAAAGGCCAATTGACAAACAAGGCGCTACCGACAGTTTGTACAGTTTATATGTAACAGATCGTTATAAAATGACAGTTTCAGAAAGAGAACAAATTGGTTTCAGGTTAGCTAAAAAATTAAAATTAAATCGTGTAAACTGTATAGACAAATTTTATGGAATGACGCACGATAGTTTAATGGCTGCAACTGCAAAAGAAAACAATCAACTTTATTTACTGAAGGACTTACAGGTCCATGCAAAAGCAATGATCAGTGATTTTGATAATAAACTGAAAAATGGTACCATAACTGATGTTTTAAAATACATCAACAAACCTGAAGAATTAAAAAGGAACTTATCAATTTATCTGAATTATATAGCAAAGGTTGGAGCAGGTAAAAATTTTGCAGGAGCACAATATGTATCAGATTGGTATTTAAGAAATCTTGCCATTTATTCAAATATTCTCGATCAAATTGAACCTTCAGACCACTATGTTGTTTTAATTTTTGGGCAGGGACACATTCCTATCTTAAAACATTTTTTAGAAAACAATGATAATTTTGAGGTGGTGGAGCTTAAAAGTGTATTAAAATAA
- a CDS encoding LysR family transcriptional regulator: MDLQQLKYFLALAKELHFWNTSAKMNITQSALSRNIQSLESELGVQLFYRDKRNVKLTPAGKFLQEKWSEELSQMESFHQLARQIHLGEYGTIRIAHPDSISSSVLPDFIKKVSAAFPTLHLELFQLTNEIQEDYLKNYKIDLAFSRDINTYSGINEKKLNQENLSLVVPENHHFKTLSDISAETLKDQKFLLTTGDDGSSYNVLVQEVLDFYNINLDSYIRCEFGSTIISLIKNGLGISILPHSYHLHQNTGIRFIPIPFVTDLYIQWRKDDPNPILKNILELI, from the coding sequence ATGGATCTACAACAGCTCAAATATTTTCTGGCATTGGCAAAAGAACTTCATTTTTGGAATACGTCCGCGAAAATGAATATTACACAATCTGCTTTGAGCCGGAACATTCAGTCTTTAGAGAGTGAACTGGGCGTTCAGCTGTTTTATCGTGATAAACGAAATGTGAAACTTACCCCAGCAGGAAAATTTTTGCAGGAAAAATGGAGCGAAGAGCTTAGTCAAATGGAATCTTTTCATCAGTTGGCCCGGCAAATTCATTTAGGTGAATATGGAACGATAAGAATTGCACATCCCGATTCTATCTCCTCTTCGGTTTTACCCGATTTTATAAAAAAGGTTTCGGCTGCTTTTCCAACCCTTCATCTGGAATTGTTTCAGCTGACTAATGAAATTCAGGAAGATTATCTTAAAAATTATAAGATAGATCTGGCATTTTCCCGTGATATCAATACGTATTCTGGAATTAATGAAAAGAAGTTAAACCAGGAAAATCTTTCTTTAGTAGTTCCTGAAAATCATCATTTTAAAACCTTATCAGATATTTCTGCAGAAACATTGAAAGATCAGAAATTTCTTTTAACCACAGGAGATGATGGCAGCAGTTACAATGTACTGGTTCAGGAAGTCCTCGATTTTTACAACATCAATCTTGATTCTTATATTCGCTGTGAGTTTGGCTCTACTATTATTTCATTGATTAAAAACGGATTAGGCATTTCGATTCTGCCGCATTCTTATCATCTTCACCAAAATACCGGAATCCGTTTTATCCCTATTCCATTTGTTACAGATTTGTACATCCAATGGCGAAAAGACGACCCTAATCCGATTCTTAAAAATATTCTGGAATTAATTTAA
- a CDS encoding GNAT family N-acetyltransferase, which produces MIITKITENDIAELQEISKKTFSETFSEDNTAESMTQYLETSFAAEKLHAELNDRNSEFYFARVDQKVIGYLKLNTGLSQTEMRGDHALEIERIYVSKDFHGKKVGQALYDKAIAIATEKNADYVWLGVWENNLRAINFYSKNGFKAFDKHIFRLGNEEQTDIMMKLDLKSNTMKTEFFIKSFEELSTIELYNILKLRSEIFIIEQNCVYQDIDDKDLKCHHLMCLVDGNLAGYTRIVPHGLTYEDASIGRVVIGSDYRGLGLGKQLMEKSIKGCQDILKESRIRISAQLYLLKFYNALGFKEVGDSYDEDGIPHIEMVLN; this is translated from the coding sequence ATGATTATAACAAAAATTACAGAAAACGATATAGCAGAATTACAGGAGATCAGTAAAAAAACGTTCTCCGAAACATTCTCCGAGGATAATACAGCAGAAAGCATGACGCAATATCTTGAAACAAGTTTTGCAGCAGAAAAGCTTCATGCCGAGCTCAACGACAGAAACTCCGAATTTTACTTTGCCAGGGTGGATCAGAAAGTCATAGGATATTTAAAGCTCAACACAGGTTTATCACAAACTGAAATGAGAGGGGATCATGCGCTTGAAATTGAAAGGATATATGTTTCTAAAGATTTTCACGGAAAGAAAGTAGGACAGGCTCTTTATGACAAAGCGATTGCCATTGCCACAGAAAAAAATGCAGATTACGTTTGGCTGGGCGTTTGGGAAAACAATTTGAGGGCTATTAATTTTTACAGCAAAAACGGATTTAAAGCGTTTGATAAACATATTTTCAGACTCGGAAATGAAGAACAGACTGATATTATGATGAAACTGGATTTAAAAAGCAACACAATGAAAACTGAATTTTTTATAAAATCATTCGAAGAATTATCCACTATCGAACTTTACAACATATTAAAATTAAGAAGTGAAATATTTATTATAGAACAAAATTGTGTGTATCAGGATATTGATGATAAAGATTTAAAATGCCATCACCTGATGTGTTTAGTAGATGGAAATCTGGCAGGATATACCAGAATTGTTCCGCATGGTTTGACCTACGAAGACGCATCCATTGGCCGCGTTGTAATTGGTTCGGATTATAGAGGATTGGGATTAGGAAAACAGCTGATGGAAAAATCTATCAAAGGCTGTCAGGATATTCTTAAGGAATCAAGAATCCGGATCAGCGCACAATTGTACCTGCTGAAATTCTATAATGCCCTAGGTTTTAAAGAAGTAGGAGATTCTTACGATGAAGACGGAATTCCGCATATAGAAATGGTTTTAAATTAA
- a CDS encoding helix-turn-helix domain-containing protein produces MTDINEKICSYITKKWLIPWLQEGKSQNSFAKNHGVEESTIRKIKSEETYRIPVETLFKICEARKISLSDFFKLINE; encoded by the coding sequence ATGACAGATATAAACGAGAAAATTTGTTCATACATTACAAAAAAATGGTTGATACCTTGGCTTCAAGAAGGCAAGTCACAAAATTCTTTTGCCAAAAATCATGGTGTAGAAGAAAGTACCATTAGAAAAATTAAAAGTGAAGAAACATACAGAATACCCGTTGAAACACTTTTTAAAATATGTGAAGCAAGAAAAATTAGTTTATCTGATTTCTTTAAACTTATAAATGAATAA
- a CDS encoding DUF3606 domain-containing protein has product MSDDLSKKRPQDATKVNVNESWELEYWSKKFGVTKEQLKDAVKAVGVSTAAVQKYLGK; this is encoded by the coding sequence ATGAGCGATGACTTAAGCAAAAAAAGGCCACAAGATGCAACCAAAGTGAATGTAAACGAAAGTTGGGAGCTAGAATATTGGTCAAAAAAGTTTGGTGTTACCAAAGAACAATTAAAAGATGCAGTTAAAGCTGTTGGAGTTTCTACCGCTGCCGTTCAAAAGTATCTTGGAAAGTAA
- a CDS encoding type I restriction enzyme HsdR N-terminal domain-containing protein, whose amino-acid sequence MNEEEIRGKLLLPFLHDLGFDQSEISLEKSFTIRLGKTQKIIKGRSDILCKRNGRNLFIIELKNDSISITQNDIDQGISYARSLLDDIAPFTIITNGKVTKIFDSVSRSELTNKKISEESAFWKNDYKLSSDVELKIRYEALTKLVSFSSENLKFFCEKQVQDRMGLIVGDINTPSSKFVKELYHERQDLLTVFNKFISSDANFFGIVGPAGVGKTNVMCSLAIQNLEDKFVFFYNAAIINKSPLEHIAQDLNGVFSSKSESSLILKKLDELGRFLNKKILIFIDAIDESTNPNLSLELSEIALICRNLSQIKICISCKLNIWDGILKIKGTNTHLFEELCKFHKRISDSNNNPAFLLKEFNDDELKNITLQYKNSFNLKGDISKLLSNELRNGFFLRIFSEVYNHKQIPDKIDDKELIKNYIKESLEKTELRFQSGIRILAKVGKILMSRNYTSLEKYEDDGLDVNNLLEKLNFAIDDNLPEELFSRNILIRSNKEESYNVNFYYSKVRDYIICFHTYKLDQLSDTQFYNILEEFYENYIGQSAIDFYIENASVSHKYILSKFKEDKAVQYVNNYNSYLEKKFQKFQKII is encoded by the coding sequence ATGAACGAAGAAGAAATTAGAGGAAAATTACTTTTACCATTTTTGCATGACCTGGGCTTTGATCAGTCTGAGATTTCGTTGGAAAAATCATTTACCATAAGACTTGGAAAAACTCAAAAAATCATCAAGGGAAGATCAGATATTTTATGTAAAAGAAATGGTAGAAATCTATTTATCATTGAATTAAAAAATGACTCAATTTCTATAACCCAAAATGATATAGATCAAGGTATCTCATACGCAAGATCTCTTTTGGACGATATAGCACCTTTCACCATAATTACTAATGGAAAAGTAACAAAAATTTTTGATTCTGTATCCAGATCTGAACTAACCAATAAAAAAATTTCAGAAGAATCTGCTTTCTGGAAAAATGATTATAAACTTTCAAGTGATGTTGAGCTAAAAATAAGATATGAGGCACTTACAAAGTTGGTGTCATTCTCTTCTGAAAATCTGAAATTCTTTTGTGAGAAACAAGTTCAAGATAGAATGGGACTCATTGTTGGAGATATTAATACTCCCTCTTCTAAATTTGTAAAAGAACTTTACCATGAAAGACAGGATTTATTAACAGTATTTAATAAATTTATTAGCTCGGACGCAAACTTTTTTGGAATAGTGGGACCTGCAGGTGTTGGCAAAACAAACGTAATGTGCTCATTAGCTATCCAAAATTTAGAAGATAAATTTGTATTCTTTTATAATGCTGCTATAATTAATAAATCGCCACTTGAACATATTGCTCAAGATTTAAATGGAGTTTTTTCGAGTAAAAGTGAAAGTAGCCTAATTTTAAAAAAGCTTGATGAATTAGGAAGATTTTTAAATAAAAAAATTTTAATATTCATTGATGCAATAGATGAAAGCACGAACCCAAATCTTTCATTAGAATTAAGTGAAATAGCTCTTATATGTAGAAACTTAAGTCAGATCAAGATTTGTATAAGTTGTAAATTAAACATTTGGGATGGTATTTTAAAGATAAAAGGGACAAATACTCATCTTTTTGAAGAACTTTGTAAATTCCATAAGAGAATAAGTGACTCCAATAATAATCCTGCATTCTTATTGAAAGAATTTAATGATGATGAACTTAAAAATATCACTTTACAATATAAAAATAGTTTCAATTTAAAAGGAGATATTTCTAAACTCTTATCAAATGAATTAAGAAACGGATTTTTCTTAAGAATATTCAGTGAGGTTTATAATCATAAACAAATACCTGATAAAATAGATGATAAAGAATTAATAAAAAACTATATCAAAGAGTCTCTTGAAAAAACAGAATTACGTTTTCAATCTGGTATAAGAATTCTTGCAAAAGTTGGAAAAATACTAATGAGTCGTAATTATACTTCATTAGAAAAGTATGAAGATGACGGATTGGATGTCAATAATCTCTTAGAAAAATTAAATTTCGCGATTGATGATAACTTGCCAGAAGAGTTATTTTCAAGAAACATACTTATTAGGTCTAATAAAGAGGAGTCTTATAATGTAAATTTTTATTATTCTAAAGTTCGAGATTACATTATTTGCTTTCACACTTACAAACTTGATCAATTGAGTGATACACAATTTTACAATATTCTTGAAGAATTTTATGAAAATTATATTGGTCAAAGTGCTATCGATTTTTATATTGAAAATGCTAGTGTATCTCATAAATATATATTATCTAAATTTAAAGAAGATAAAGCTGTTCAGTATGTAAATAATTATAATTCTTATTTAGAAAAAAAATTTCAAAAATTTCAAAAAATTATTTGA